attataatataaaattaaatatcaaattagtacttgcttataaataaatagcaacaagaaatggtatttttgctttgattaatgaattattatgaaaattcatAAAGTACGCTTTGCCTAAAATAtctgaaacaaaaatatctgAATTTGGATTCAAAATTCAGTCCAACGGAGAACAATAAAATCTACCTATCGAAAAGCATTGTACTTTATATCGGCGCATCACATGAATTGTATATCGGCGTACTATCGACATTCAGCGCAAAGTTACCGCGTTATTTCTACAAGTTGGCAGCGCCACTCGAATGACATTCGCATAAACGCCGCAATTGGGAagcttgcaaaaaaaaaaaatagaagacgGAATTGCAAtagattttgtttaaaattaattagtatttGGTAAAGCGAAAAAAACACAGACTAGCACAATGTTGATCAAAGTAAAGGTAAGTGCACAGTGTTTTAAGAAGACGTCAAGTCTTTAACAAGCAGGTGACAAAGCGTCTTAGCTATGCGTCAGcttcacaacaacaataatattaatggcgaatgaaatgaaattgtgtTGAAATTACCTTTTGCAGACATTGACGGGCAAGGAAATCGAGATTGACATTGAACCCACAGACAAGGTGGATCGCATCAAGGAGCGTGTGGAGGAAAAAGAAGGCATACCTCCGCAGCAACAGCGTCTCATCTTTTCCGGCAAACAAATGTGAGCgtcaaattaatttgctttgtaTTTTCGCTAATATTAGTTTTGCACCTTACAGGAACGATGACAAAACGGCGGCGGATTACAAAGTGCAAGGTGGCTCCGTGCTGCATTTGGTGTTGGCTCTGCGAGGTGGCAACTAGAACTGGAACTCATCATAGTAAATTTGGTCATTAAGTCATTTTCACTTCTTCCCACTTCAACAAATTATGTTGCACTCTGTCTGAATAAAAGCCGTCAACGGTAACTACATATATacgaaaaaatacatatattttgacGATGTTTCTCTCAATATCTCTCTCCATTAAATGCGTCCTACAAGCAAATGATTCTTTGGAGTACATTGCTCAGGCTTAAGGCGGGTCAAGATCACCTTGTAACCTGCCTCCTCCGCTTGCAGCTTTCGATCCGTGTCCACCACACACATGCAATGCAGACCCTGCAAAGTTGTCTCCGGCTTGCAATTCGTGGTGCCCAGCTCATGCGCCTGATCCGCTGTGTGagcaatatacaaataatccTTTGTATCGAGCACTTTGCGAAAGCGTTCACTCAACGGATACGAGATGTGTGGCATGGGTTGCAACGACCCATAGCAGCAGGGACAGCAGACAAAACGTGCATTTACACGACGACACTGCTGCAGTACAATGTCAGTGGCAGTTCCACATGCGTGCAACGAAGCACCAATGTCAAAGCTGCCCATAAAGTAGTCAATATTGCACTGATAAAACACGCAATTACTCAGCTGCAACTCGGCGGCTCGTTTCTGTGCATGCGCCAAGGAAAATGCCTTATTCTCCAGCACAATAACCAGACACTTGGGCAGCTTTAACGCCAACAAAATGGCCAAGTGTCCAGTGCCACTGCAAAAGTCCACAATGCGATCTCCTGGCTGTGCAAGCGAGACTACAGCATTGGCCATATTCTCTAGTTGCTGTCGCTTGCGTTCTAGCCGTTCCTCCGGCAGCGCTGAGCTCTTGGCATGCGTTGGCTCAATGCTACGCCAGTCGATGGTTTGCTCGCCATAACTTTGTTCGCAATCGGCGCTAAATTGCAGCTCCAATTGCTGCAGTTTGTCCAGGGCGGCTTCAACTTCCGCTTGACTAGTGTAAATACGATTCCTTGGGCGATAACGCTTCGGATCGGCTTTATAGAGACTGGCTTCCTCACAGTCGGGTATGCTAAGCAGCTGTGTATTCTCCGCAGGCGCCACCAAGATGGGCACATACAGCTCATGCAGTATTCGTGCACAGTTCCTGTCGAAGGCATCGATCTGTGTaggtatttttaatattaattcaattcacaaagtaaaaaatagaaatgctTTTCATACCTCACTAAACCAAGTGCTGGTGAGTGGAAAATGCGGCAGCATTTGAGCGCAGTGCTGGAAGACTAGACGCAGCAGTGGATATAGAATGAGATCGGCAATGGTGAAGCTAATGCCCTCGGCAAATCGATGCTCAATTAGCAGTTGCTCCTTCGGCGTGGTGCATTCGATTTGTATGCGTTCCTTGCGCTTCACCGGCAAACCATTGTTAGCACTCTGATTTGCCTGTTCCCTGGCTAGTTTATAGATGTTGTGCATGCGCACCGGTTGATTCATGTGCTGCTCAAAACGCACCACTTCGAGTGGGACTTCGCGCAAAGGCAGTTCACCCCGCTGCAGCTGACTGACCAGATTAACCACATCCACTTCACAATAACGTGTCCAGATGGAAGCTTCAGCAGGCGCCAAGAGACAGCTACCCTTGAAGCCCAATAGCTGACGCAATTGTACGCTGGGCTGTCGTGCAATCAGCTCCCTGCACACGGCACAAGTGCCTGCTATGAAGATATTTCCATTCTTCTCATAGATGGGCAGCCGGAGATCCTTTAATGCGGGCAATGTTGCTGCCTCTCGGCAAGTAATATGTTCCTCGGTCAGTTCACGTCGCAGCTGGGAGCTGCGTAAAGCTATTTTGCCTGTAGTGATTTTGGTGGCCACAAAGTTGATTTTGACGTTGGGCGGCTCTTTTAGGTAGCGATATGTGTAGAGCGCAAGAAACGAAGGCACGCTGGTGTAAATTGTTGTCtcactttttgcattttgcgtGCTTATTTCAATCTCCACATACAGTTGATCCATAGCTTATAGCAATTAACTAATCATTTAACTAAtgaaattacaaacaaatgaaaaatatacgaaagcaattgcaaacacaaaagaaaacgaaCTCAAAGTGCCTTTCGTGCTTTTGAGGTTAAgtgcacaaaataaatagaaacagCTGGaggccaaagcaacaacagctgaagaagaagcaacacCCAATTTGCCATTCACAGTAGAACGTCGCTCCTTTATTtggaattatatttttgaattgtttaGCGTGCGCGAATTACTAGCTTATTTCTTCGTTAATTTGTTTACGCGCTTCAgagcatttttattaaattcccGCTAACTACGCAAATTATGAGCTGCGCAATTGTAGCAATGCTACAAAATTAGTAGAGTAGCGCGCGATTTCTCGCAGCGCTTGAAGCATCAGCCAGTTGAGTtgcccaaaaacaaaagtagcAAGCGTTAGTTTTAATTAACCTGTTGTACGAGCAAGGTGCGTGTTTTTAGTTTCTGCTGAATCACACGTGAATACGTTTCGAGCGCTTGcctacaaatttattttatttatttttattggtaactaatttgcataattcacAATCAGCTGTGCATATTTACATTGATTTACTGTCTGTGTGCGTTCGTGTGTGTAGGTGTaactttatatgtatgtgtgcgtgcgcCTGCCCAGTGGCCAATGCAGCGTTGCAAagcggcgtatgagtaataaaCTAAAACTGCATTTGGAGTCAAGGTCAGACATCAGCAGCTAGTATTCAATTCATTAACAATTTTCAGCGAATAACTTCGTTTACAATTATATAATGAATCTGTTACGTTATGTGTAGCAAGTCAAGTGATATTTTTTAACTGTGCAGttaacaatacaataaatcGTATTGCACAATTGTTTGTTCGATTCGAGCGAGACTGTTAATAATATTTCGCTCACTTGAGTTTTGTTAAGTCGTCTACAGCGCTATTCTAAGTCCTCATTTGACACACTTAATATGATTGATAGTAGTTGCTGATTAACTTGATTAACTGGcacaacaaataatacaataataatctGCTCGATTTATAGTTGCACCTACAGTATATCAGTCTTTGTACTATCTTTAGTACACAGTATAATGCATTGATTCGCCTCTGCTTcgcaataaattcatttaatagagtGTGATCACGACTTGAagtctgtttgtttttggggaCTTGCTTCGTTGGGCAATGCTGATAGTAAACAATTAACAAAGTGTCGAATGAGACTGCTCGACTGCGGGATACCCGGgcaatcaaatttattgcagATCAATCTAAAgtgaattgaataatttataataagcctccatatttaaaacatagttacatacatacatacatttttgaatgattaaattgtttagaAAACACTTCATTTGTTTAAATCTAGTTAATCGTTTGTGGATTATCGAATaacaaatacattaaaattagaacaaaaagtataaaatgatTGCTAAACTCTTTCTAATTAGTTACCAATAATACAGCTCAATTACAAATTCTCTTTATGGATCCACATATAGTCGCTGATACTCTTTCAAAATGTGGGTtgccgggtataaaaataaaaatattacggGTGTCCATATGAGGCGGGCAAAGGTAAAAGTAAAGTCGCAGCGTCGCAATCAAAATGTAAACAGAAAggttataaaaaattaaataaataaaaaaaaattagctgGGTAAATGAGACAAACGGCACAAATACACAGATacccccccacacacacacatagggagagatataaatacaaaacacgcACTTGCCTTTAAGATATGAAGAAGATGTTGACGACGCAGTCGCAGACGCtgtcgacgttgacgtcgctgctggCAACGAACTCGTTTCAATTGAAGCGCTGCGTCAATTGCGACGTCGTCTCCAACCAGACCACACAactgaaattcaattcaatttcatttggcttTCGAGCGCAAAACCGAGCACATttcaatcatcatcattattatcaacGTCGTATTCTGATCTGTTGTTTTATTCGTTTCGTTTTACTCGTTTCGTTTGTTGCATTCCCCCGataaagccaacaacaacagcgaaaaatGGAGCAGTGGAATAATGTGGAGCTGACGAGCATTACCAAAAAGTCATACACCCTGAATCACGATTACGACGATGCCGCCAAGCCGAACAAGGCTAACGACACCGACTCAACTCCCCAAAATtccaatggcaacagcaacggtaACGTCAATGACCAGGTGGCGTCGTCGGATGGCGATAAAGTGCTGCAACCTGGCTCGGATATCAAGCCCAAGATGCGGCCAGAAGATGTCGAGCCGTTGGTACGTCGTCTATACGGAATTACCGTCAGTGAGCTGAAGGAACTCATCTCCTACGATGATCGCAACTACTTGATAAAGGAAGATTGGTAAGCATCTCTagaaccaaaacaaaaaagattttctcttctatatataatattaacacAAATTCTGAAGGAAGAGCGGGGGCAATTTCACACACGactacacacaaacaaaacaaaacaaaacaaccgAACACAAATACTCAGATAAATGCAATTGCTATTTATAGCGATATTCATTAAAGTTGTGAGGGGGTGGGGGGAGAGCAATTGAGCTTGACGTAGTTGTGACTGCTTGGCTGGTCACCTTGGCGGCAGCCTCTTTTGTTATCGCCAATGTAAACTGTTTTGAGCCAAGCACGTTCACAAAGGGTCAGCTGATATGACTGACTGTATGCTAATTGTGCAATTGCATTTACTATTTAACAAAGTTAGAGGAGACATACTATGCGAAAAGTCTAAAGAAACTTGCAGCTTAAAAGTGATAAGTGATAACgaaataacaaacaattttttattcaaaaaactATACGAGTATTACAGTAGAACTACAAAACGAAGAATTAATTTTACACCTTAATAACTACATCAGTGACTAGTTAAAAAACTTTGTTAAAGAGCTGGTAATTAGAGTACTTTGAAGGTCAAATTTTACGAGGAtgtttcaattcatttttctaactagaaaaatgtataaaagatGTAATTTGAATACGTTGTAGGGCAAATAGTACGAAGAAaaattgacatatttttaaaacaatattaaaggGTCTATATTAACTATGGAAAAATGCTAATAAATTGTATTCCTAGAAAACgctttatataaaaaataatcaattgtGGAGTATATTAAGcaagataaatattttgactaGAAAACGCAAGATATTAAATCGGAAAATATGTAAAcagaaatatgttttatactTTAAAACTGATATTAGGGAAATTATgtgatttaaaaatgttgtgcagaaataataaataaaaatccaaattaGATACTctaataagaaatttaaatcagAGAGATTGTTATTACTTAAAAAGatatcaaaaattataaattttacaaaacaGCACGGTTTTTTTGATAGACTTTTAAACTCAGTCATTTTAGAGGAAAACAATTAGcagataattttaaaatgttcaatgcttttacaacaaattgttaaataagtTCAGAAatagaatgtttttttttgcttaccTGGGCATTACGAACCCACTTCAATCAAACATAATTAGAGAACACGTCTGACAATCCTTCAGGGCGTGTCCTCCATAAATAATatctcaacagcagcaatattTTGTATCCATCttagattatttatttgagtATTATGCGTTGTCCGACATTAATAATATGAGCAATGGCAGTGTAGAATTTAGTCACAGCCGGGTCAgtcattcaataaattaaacaaattaattacttaCTACAGGCAGTTGAAAttaaacacagaaaaaaaagttaaaataatacaacactCTCGAGTTCTACTGACTCATTTAAGGACAGGTCGCTTTTGGAACCCAAACATGCTGAGCTTCGTTTGATTGTCATCATTTTTGGCAGTCTTTGCATTGGGAATGCTTCGCTTGCTTGTCTTAGGCCTTGATAAGCCAACGCGTCGTGCACTTGGCGGCAGTTTAGGCGGTGTTTTAGTCTTGGTGGGCATAGCAGCTTCCTGGCTGCTGGGCAATGTAGCTGACAACGAGCTGGAGTCGTCTGAATCGCAGGATGAGAGCACTACAACAGCTGGTTTTGATTCCTTTGGACTTTGCTGCACTTCTTCCAAAGGTTTCTCTACTTTGCATTCCATTTTGTTAGTTGCTTGAATGCTAGTTTTCTTGGGACTCTGCTGCACTTCTTTGCATTCCATTCTTTTAGTCACTTGAGTGCTAGTTAGATTGGGACTCTGTTCCACATTTTCCACTTTGCATTCCATTCTCTTGATCGCTTGGGTGCCAGTTTGCTTAGGACTCTGCTCCACTTCTTCCATAGCCTTGCATTCTATAGCTTTATCTGTTTGTGTGCTAAAGAAACGACTTCTAACCTCCACCTGCTCCTTGGCAAAGATGCTGCGCTTCAGCGCATTCACACGAGTTGTATCCGGTCTGCTGCTGCGTTCGTCGGACGCGCGTTGTGGACTTTGTTTATTAGGACTTAGCAGACGCAGCAGCGATCCATTCTCGCAGACTACTGGCGAACGTTGCGGGGCTTCTTTGGCAAACGGATTGTGCCGGCTGCGACTTTGAGCCGGCGATGAAGGTGGCGTTGAGTGGCAGCTGCTTTCGCTGGGACTACGCTTGCGCTTCACACCCAAGCTATACATGCTGGATAGCTCTGCTTCGGTGGGTTTGGCTAGCTCTTGTCGCTGATTGGCTTCGATCTCTGCGTCAATAGCTTGAGTCACGAAATCAACCTTCTTGAAAAACAGCGCACAATTTGATTGCTTCAATTTGGCTGGAGATtgttttgcattgaaattcttttgccatatgcttttgtgtgtgctgcgcTTCATTTGCTTCGCTGGTTTTTTTGTGTCAGCACTGTGATCTGGATGCCAGCTATCCAGGCGCTTAAGTGTGAAGGGATTTAGGTTGCCCAAGGCCAGATTAAAGGCCACTTCGCTATCTGACAGCAATGAACCAGCATTGCTGCAGTAGCTTTCATCAGTCTTATAATCCTCTAATGCACATAAACGTTCCATGCGCCGTTCCAGTGGATTGTAGATGTACATGTGTTTAAAAGTGGCCTCAGCCTTCATAAAGTTCTCAATATACTCATCATCAACCTGCAAAAATTGCgtttaataaatgaaacttAATTGACTGCAAAGTTAAAACACACCTCAAGCTGCCGCATATTGAGATATTGCGGTATCTTTTTCAATGCTATGCGCATATCGTCCTGCTCCGTCTTGAGCATAAATTTACAGGCTTTGGCCAGTCCAATGCCCGGCAAGGAGTCGAGGTAATCACATCCCGACATGATGCACATGCGTCGGAACTTGTCGAAATTATAACGCTCCTCGCGACATCCCATGGCCAGGTGTATTTTATCCGCCTCGACTAACAGACCTGCGCCAGTCAGGTCCAATTTAAAGATGATCTTTTGTGCACCGAATAATGTCAGATCCGAGTCCTCAGTCACAATATACTGTGCAATGCCGGCTTTATTCAGCCACGCCATCTGAGCATCGGCTTCGTAGGGTGCCACAATGCAATCGACATGACGCTCGCGACACTCCTGGATGAGACGCAGCGCCATCTCGTGGGTAACATCCACACAGCGACGCATCTGGGAACGCGCCTCCTCAGTGCGTCCAAGACGCAACAGCTCCGCTGCTCTCTTTTTGCTCTGCTGACGGGATTCGCGACGTCGCTGCTCAGTTAGCGCTTTAGCTGGTAGATGCTGGCCATCGAATACGAGTATGGGTTTGATGTCATAGGAGAGCAGCATTTGCACATACTTCAGGcagtattgtatataaatatccGTTTCCTCGCCGCGCGCCAATTTCTCGGCACAACCGAAGACCCCTTTGTGTAGCCAGCAATAAGTGTCGACAGCGACCGTACTACCGCGCAAGCTCTTTAGGTGCACTTTGGCTGATGCCTTCTCCAGGAACGGAATCAGTCCCGTGATGCCCAtagtttgtttgcttgttgttctatcactttttattaataacaaacaCAAGTAGCGCTATCTAGCGCAAAACGATAACAAATCGATAGCAGAAGTCCGCGccaaaatttacattttgccattcacaatgtgttatttttttattccaaCGCTGTTAAAACTACATTACAAgactatttcatttttattaaaaataaattgcaattatttggATGTATCTTAAAAATTACTTAACGTTTGTCCAGTAATACGAATTATTAATTGATAATAGATGTTCGCGCCAAAAATACTTTGTGCCATTCACACCATTCACATTGCGACATTTTATTAAAGCGCATTATTTGAATGACACAGCACTGATATCAGTACTTAAGTAGACTTAActaagtttaaaattaaaaaacttacgtaattttttttttttgcagcaatGTAAAGAATCCACTAATTGT
This window of the Drosophila albomicans strain 15112-1751.03 chromosome 2L, ASM965048v2, whole genome shotgun sequence genome carries:
- the LOC117563246 gene encoding NEDD8, translating into MLIKVKTLTGKEIEIDIEPTDKVDRIKERVEEKEGIPPQQQRLIFSGKQMNDDKTAADYKVQGGSVLHLVLALRGGN
- the LOC117563239 gene encoding glutathione S-transferase C-terminal domain-containing protein homolog; amino-acid sequence: MDQLYVEIEISTQNAKSETTIYTSVPSFLALYTYRYLKEPPNVKINFVATKITTGKIALRSSQLRRELTEEHITCREAATLPALKDLRLPIYEKNGNIFIAGTCAVCRELIARQPSVQLRQLLGFKGSCLLAPAEASIWTRYCEVDVVNLVSQLQRGELPLREVPLEVVRFEQHMNQPVRMHNIYKLAREQANQSANNGLPVKRKERIQIECTTPKEQLLIEHRFAEGISFTIADLILYPLLRLVFQHCAQMLPHFPLTSTWFSEIDAFDRNCARILHELYVPILVAPAENTQLLSIPDCEEASLYKADPKRYRPRNRIYTSQAEVEAALDKLQQLELQFSADCEQSYGEQTIDWRSIEPTHAKSSALPEERLERKRQQLENMANAVVSLAQPGDRIVDFCSGTGHLAILLALKLPKCLVIVLENKAFSLAHAQKRAAELQLSNCVFYQCNIDYFMGSFDIGASLHACGTATDIVLQQCRRVNARFVCCPCCYGSLQPMPHISYPLSERFRKVLDTKDYLYIAHTADQAHELGTTNCKPETTLQGLHCMCVVDTDRKLQAEEAGYKVILTRLKPEQCTPKNHLLVGRI
- the LOC117563430 gene encoding exonuclease 1 — encoded protein: MGITGLIPFLEKASAKVHLKSLRGSTVAVDTYCWLHKGVFGCAEKLARGEETDIYIQYCLKYVQMLLSYDIKPILVFDGQHLPAKALTEQRRRESRQQSKKRAAELLRLGRTEEARSQMRRCVDVTHEMALRLIQECRERHVDCIVAPYEADAQMAWLNKAGIAQYIVTEDSDLTLFGAQKIIFKLDLTGAGLLVEADKIHLAMGCREERYNFDKFRRMCIMSGCDYLDSLPGIGLAKACKFMLKTEQDDMRIALKKIPQYLNMRQLEVDDEYIENFMKAEATFKHMYIYNPLERRMERLCALEDYKTDESYCSNAGSLLSDSEVAFNLALGNLNPFTLKRLDSWHPDHSADTKKPAKQMKRSTHKSIWQKNFNAKQSPAKLKQSNCALFFKKVDFVTQAIDAEIEANQRQELAKPTEAELSSMYSLGVKRKRSPSESSCHSTPPSSPAQSRSRHNPFAKEAPQRSPVVCENGSLLRLLSPNKQSPQRASDERSSRPDTTRVNALKRSIFAKEQVEVRSRFFSTQTDKAIECKAMEEVEQSPKQTGTQAIKRMECKVENVEQSPNLTSTQVTKRMECKEVQQSPKKTSIQATNKMECKVEKPLEEVQQSPKESKPAVVVLSSCDSDDSSSLSATLPSSQEAAMPTKTKTPPKLPPSARRVGLSRPKTSKRSIPNAKTAKNDDNQTKLSMFGFQKRPVLK